Proteins found in one Magnolia sinica isolate HGM2019 chromosome 5, MsV1, whole genome shotgun sequence genomic segment:
- the LOC131245661 gene encoding ABC transporter B family member 9-like isoform X3 yields MEKRSKKAGALKGRDKKVPFHKLFSLADPLDVVLMCVGTVSAVADGLTMPVVSLIFGELINSFGASNKNNIVTEVSKGALQMLYVAAASGVASFLQVSCWTVTGERQAMRLRGLYLKTILRQDIAFFDEENSTGAVIGRMSGDTILIQEAMGEKVGKLIQLLSYFLGGFAVAFVKGWLLAVVMLSCIPPIVAAGGAMAIIISKLASKGQIAYAEAGNIVEQTIGSIRVVASFTGEKRAIMKYNESLKTAYKSNVKQGLATGLGVGAVMLIICSSYGLAVLYGSKLIIEKGYNGGDVITIMIAIMTGGMSLGQASPSINAIAAGQAAAYKMFKTINRRPEIDAYDTSGMVLEDIKGNIELRDVYFSYPSRPDIQVFSGFSLHVPSSTTVALVGESGSGKSTVISLVERFYDPQAGEVLIDGIDLKKLQLGWVREKIGLVSQEPILFMTTIKENIAYGKADATLAEIKTAIKLANAKTFIDKMPEGLDTMVGEYGTQLSGGQKQRIAIARAILKNPKILLLDEATSALDAESERIVQEALVSIMSNRTTVVVAHRLSTVRNADTIAVVHQGRIVEQGPHLELIANPDGVYSQLIHLQEMNNQVKQNPAMNPDKISSSSHARRSATRPESPWFSPRRSVTINSPDKGKERGDESEKTPNKVSIGRLAYLNKPELPVLMLGSVAAVVHGSTFPILGILLSNTVNIFYESPHKLLKDSRLWALSFVGLGIMSLAVVPLQQYLFGVAGSKLIQRIRSLSFERVVHQEISWFDDPMNSSGAIGGRLSGDASTVRSLVGDALALMVQNISTIIVGILVAMVSNWRLALIILGILPLVGLQGYLQMKFLAGSSEDAKMMYEEASQVANDAVGSIRTVASFCAEQKVMDLYKKKCEAPMRNGMSQGIISGIGLGFSNIVLFCSYALNFYLGAWLVASGKATFTEVFRVFFVLTTAAIGASQSSAIAPDATKAKESAASIFAILDRQSKIDPSKDKGMTLPNVKGDIEFQHVKFKYPTRPDVQIFRNLCLRISSVKTVALVGESGSGKSTAIALLQRFYDPDSGQILLDGVEIKILKLLWLRQQMGLVSQEPILFNDTIRANIAYGKQGEVSEDEIISAVEAANAHSFISSLPKGYNTHVGERGVQLSGGQKQRIAIARAVLKDPKVLLLDEATSALDAESEHVVQEALDRVMVNRSTIVVAHRLTTIKGADLIAVVKNGVIAEKGRHETLMKLKEGVYSSLVAVQSNSST; encoded by the exons GGAGCTCTTCAGATGCTGTACGTGGCCGCAGCTTCTGGTGTAGCGTCGTTCCTGC AGGTGTCATGCTGGACGGTGACCGGCGAAAGGCAGGCAATGCGCCTTCGGGGCCTCTACCTGAAAACCATACTGAGACAAGACATTGCATTCTTCGACGAAGAGAACTCGACAGGAGCGGTTATCGGGAGGATGTCAGGGGACACCATCCTCATTCAAGAAGCCATGGGCGAGAAG GTTGGGAAGTTAATACAGCTACTTTCCTATTTCTTAGGCGGCTTCGCAGTAGCATTTGTCAAAGGATGGCTTCTGGCAGTTGTAATGCTGTCGTGCATTCCTCCCATTGTTGCAGCTGGTGGGGCCATGGCAATCATCATATCTAAATTGGCGAGCAAGGGACAGATTGCATATGCCGAAGCGGGAAATATTGTAGAACAAACAATTGGATCCATTAGAGTG GTTGCATCCTTCACCGGTGAGAAGCGAGCTATAATGAAATACAACGAGTCTCTGAAAACTGCATACAAATCCAATGTCAAACAAGGGCTGGCCACAGGCTTAGGAGTAGGCGCCGTCATGTTAATCATATGTAGCAGCTATGGATTAGCTGTTTTGTATGGATCCAAGTTGATAATTGAAAAAGGGTACAATGGTGGAGATGTCATCACCATCATGATCGCGATCATGACCGGTGGAAT GTCTCTAGGTCAAGCGTCACCTTCAATTAATGCAATTGCAGCAGGCCAAGCCGCAGCGTACAAGATGTTCAAGACAATCAACCGGAGACCAGAGATCGATGCCTACGACACAAGTGGGATGGTTTTGGAAGACATCAAGGGCAACATTGAACTGAGGGATGTATACTTCAGCTACCCGTCAAGACCGGACATTCAGGTATTTTCTGGGTTCTCTTTGCATGTCCCAAGCAGCACAACGGTGGCTTTAGTTGGAGAGAGCGGCAGTGGCAAGTCGACAGTGATCAGTCTGGTGGAGAGATTCTACGATCCACAAGCTGGTGAGGTGCTCATTGATGGCATTGACCTGAAGAAGCTGCAGCTTGGATGGGTCAGGGAGAAAATCGGGCTGGTGAGCCAAGAGCCTATCTTGTTTATGACTACCATAAAAGAGAACATAGCATATGGAAAGGCAGATGCAACGCTCGCAGAAATCAAGACAGCGATTAAGCTGGCTAATGCTAAGACATTCATAGACAAGATGCCAGAG GGACTCGACACGATGGTTGGTGAGTATGGAACCCAGCTGTCCGGTGGACAGAAACAGAGGATTGCAATTGCAAGAGCAATTTTGAAGAACCCCAAGATCTTGCTTCTCGACGAAGCGACGAGCGCTCTGGATGCTGAGTCAGAGCGGATAGTTCAAGAAGCACTGGTGAGTATCATGTCAAACCGGACAACTGTGGTTGTGGCCCATCGCTTGAGTACAGTGAGGAATGCTGATACAATCGCAGTCGTGCATCAGGGAAGAATTGTAGAACAAG GCCCTCACTTGGAGCTAATCGCCAATCCGGACGGGGTCTATTCTCAGCTCATCCATCTGCAAGAGATGAATAATCAAGTCAAACAAAACCCAGCCATGAATCCAGACAAGATTAGTTCAAGCTCCCATGCAAGGAGAAGTGCGACTAGACCTGAAAGCCCATGGTTTTCTCCAAGGAGATCTGTAACCATCAATTCTCCAG ACAAAGGCAAGGAAAGAGGTGATGAGAGTGAGAAAACCCCAAATAAGGTCTCCATTGGACGACTGGCATACCTGAACAAGCCAGAGCTACCAGTACTGATGTTAGGATCTGTTGCCGCAGTTGTACACGGATCAACCTTCCCAATATTGGGAATACTGCTCTCGAACACTGTCAATATCTTTTATGAATCCCCACACAAGCTTTTGAAAGATTCCAGGTTATGGGCCCTATCGTTCGTGGGACTAGGGATCATGTCTCTGGCTGTGGTGCCACTACAACAGTATCTATTTGGAGTAGCTGGCAGTAAGCTCATCCAACGCATCCGTTCTTTGTCATTTGAGAGGGTGGTCCACCAAGAAATCAGCTGGTTTGACGACCCAAtgaattcgag TGGGGCGATTGGGGGGAGGTTGTCAGGAGACGCTTCAACTGTTCGCAGTCTTGTAGGGGATGCCTTAGCATTAATGGTTCAGAACATATCAACGATCATTGTAGGGATTCTGGTAGCCATGGTATCCAACTGGCGGTTGGCACTTATAATTCTAGGTATTCTACCTTTGGTGGGTCTGCAAGGATATCTTCAGATGAAATTTCTAGCAGGTTCCAGTGAAGATGCCAAG ATGATGTATGAAGAAGCCAGTCAAGTAGCTAACGACGCAGTGGGCAGCATTAGGACGGTTGCATCTTTTTGTGCGGAACAAAAAGTGATGGATCTCTACAAGAAGAAATGTGAGGCCCCAATGAGAAATGGAATGAGTCAAGGAATTATAAGTGGCATTGGTTTGGGCTTCTCTAACATTGTACTCTTCTGCTCCTATGCCCTCAATTTCTACTTGGGAGCTTGGCTTGTCGCAAGTGGGAAGGCAACATTTACTGAAGTtttcaga gttttctttgttttgacAACAGCGGCTATTGGAGCATCACAAAGCAGTGCAATAGCTCCAGATGCCACCAAAGCCAAGGAATCTGCGGCTTCTATTTTTGCGATTCTTGATAGGCAATCCAAGATCGACCCGAGCAAGGACAAGGGTATGACATTGCCCAACGTGAAGGGCGACATTGAATTCCAACATGTCAAATTCAAGTACCCAACTCGTCCAGATGTGCAGATCTTCAGAAACTTGTGTTTGAGAATATCTTCTGTAAAG ACTGTTGCTCTTGTCGGCGAGAGTGGTAGTGGGAAGTCGACAGCAATTGCCTTACTACAGAGGTTCTATGATCCTGATTCTGGCCAGAtattgttggatggtgtggaaattaaaattttaaaattacttTGGCTTCGACAACAGATGGGGTTGGTGAGCCAAGAGCCCATATTATTCAATGACACGATCCGTGCCAACATAGCTTATGGGAAGCAAGGGGAGGTCTCTGAAGATGAGATTATATCAGCTGTAGAGGCAGCCAATGCTCATAGCTTCATATCATCACTTCCAAAGGGATACAATACACATGTTGGTGAGAGAGGAGTGCAATTGTCAGGTGGACAGAAGCAGAGGATAGCCATCGCAAGGGCAGTGCTGAAAGACCCGAAAGTCCTGCTGCTTGATGAGGCGACAAGTGCATTGGACGCAGAATCAGAGCATGTGGTCCAGGAAGCATTGGACAGGGTGATGGTGAACAGATCAACAATTGTTGTTGCTCATCGACTGACCACAATCAAGGGAGCTGATTTAATTGCTGTGGTGAAGAATGGGGTGATTGCAGAGAAAGGAAGACATGAAACGCTGATGAAGCTGAAGGAGGGAGTATACTCATCTTTAGTAGCAGTGCAGTCAAATTCTTCCACATAA
- the LOC131245661 gene encoding ABC transporter B family member 9-like isoform X2 gives MEKRSKKAGALKGRDKKVPFHKLFSLADPLDVVLMCVGTVSAVADGLTMPVVSLIFGELINSFGASNKNNIVTEVSKGALQMLYVAAASGVASFLQVSCWTVTGERQAMRLRGLYLKTILRQDIAFFDEENSTGAVIGRMSGDTILIQEAMGEKVGKLIQLLSYFLGGFAVAFVKGWLLAVVMLSCIPPIVAAGGAMAIIISKLASKGQIAYAEAGNIVEQTIGSIRVVASFTGEKRAIMKYNESLKTAYKSNVKQGLATGLGVGAVMLIICSSYGLAVLYGSKLIIEKGYNGGDVITIMIAIMTGGMSLGQASPSINAIAAGQAAAYKMFKTINRRPEIDAYDTSGMVLEDIKGNIELRDVYFSYPSRPDIQVFSGFSLHVPSSTTVALVGESGSGKSTVISLVERFYDPQAGEVLIDGIDLKKLQLGWVREKIGLVSQEPILFMTTIKENIAYGKADATLAEIKTAIKLANAKTFIDKMPEGLDTMVGEYGTQLSGGQKQRIAIARAILKNPKILLLDEATSALDAESERIVQEALVSIMSNRTTVVVAHRLSTVRNADTIAVVHQGRIVEQGPHLELIANPDGVYSQLIHLQEMNNQVKQNPAMNPDKISSSSHARRSATRPESPWFSPRRSVTINSPGVGSSKQPIFGFHRDKGKERGDESEKTPNKVSIGRLAYLNKPELPVLMLGSVAAVVHGSTFPILGILLSNTVNIFYESPHKLLKDSRLWALSFVGLGIMSLAVVPLQQYLFGVAGSKLIQRIRSLSFERVVHQEISWFDDPMNSSGAIGGRLSGDASTVRSLVGDALALMVQNISTIIVGILVAMVSNWRLALIILGILPLVGLQGYLQMKFLAGSSEDAKMMYEEASQVANDAVGSIRTVASFCAEQKVMDLYKKKCEAPMRNGMSQGIISGIGLGFSNIVLFCSYALNFYLGAWLVASGKATFTEVFRVFFVLTTAAIGASQSSAIAPDATKAKESAASIFAILDRQSKIDPSKDKGMTLPNVKGDIEFQHVKFKYPTRPDVQIFRNLCLRISSVKTVALVGESGSGKSTAIALLQRFYDPDSGQILLDGVEIKILKLLWLRQQMGLVSQEPILFNDTIRANIAYGKQGEVSEDEIISAVEAANAHSFISSLPKGYNTHVGERGVQLSGGQKQRIAIARAVLKDPKVLLLDEATSALDAESEHVVQEALDRVMVNRSTIVVAHRLTTIKGADLIAVVKNGVIAEKGRHETLMKLKEGVYSSLVAVQSNSST, from the exons GGAGCTCTTCAGATGCTGTACGTGGCCGCAGCTTCTGGTGTAGCGTCGTTCCTGC AGGTGTCATGCTGGACGGTGACCGGCGAAAGGCAGGCAATGCGCCTTCGGGGCCTCTACCTGAAAACCATACTGAGACAAGACATTGCATTCTTCGACGAAGAGAACTCGACAGGAGCGGTTATCGGGAGGATGTCAGGGGACACCATCCTCATTCAAGAAGCCATGGGCGAGAAG GTTGGGAAGTTAATACAGCTACTTTCCTATTTCTTAGGCGGCTTCGCAGTAGCATTTGTCAAAGGATGGCTTCTGGCAGTTGTAATGCTGTCGTGCATTCCTCCCATTGTTGCAGCTGGTGGGGCCATGGCAATCATCATATCTAAATTGGCGAGCAAGGGACAGATTGCATATGCCGAAGCGGGAAATATTGTAGAACAAACAATTGGATCCATTAGAGTG GTTGCATCCTTCACCGGTGAGAAGCGAGCTATAATGAAATACAACGAGTCTCTGAAAACTGCATACAAATCCAATGTCAAACAAGGGCTGGCCACAGGCTTAGGAGTAGGCGCCGTCATGTTAATCATATGTAGCAGCTATGGATTAGCTGTTTTGTATGGATCCAAGTTGATAATTGAAAAAGGGTACAATGGTGGAGATGTCATCACCATCATGATCGCGATCATGACCGGTGGAAT GTCTCTAGGTCAAGCGTCACCTTCAATTAATGCAATTGCAGCAGGCCAAGCCGCAGCGTACAAGATGTTCAAGACAATCAACCGGAGACCAGAGATCGATGCCTACGACACAAGTGGGATGGTTTTGGAAGACATCAAGGGCAACATTGAACTGAGGGATGTATACTTCAGCTACCCGTCAAGACCGGACATTCAGGTATTTTCTGGGTTCTCTTTGCATGTCCCAAGCAGCACAACGGTGGCTTTAGTTGGAGAGAGCGGCAGTGGCAAGTCGACAGTGATCAGTCTGGTGGAGAGATTCTACGATCCACAAGCTGGTGAGGTGCTCATTGATGGCATTGACCTGAAGAAGCTGCAGCTTGGATGGGTCAGGGAGAAAATCGGGCTGGTGAGCCAAGAGCCTATCTTGTTTATGACTACCATAAAAGAGAACATAGCATATGGAAAGGCAGATGCAACGCTCGCAGAAATCAAGACAGCGATTAAGCTGGCTAATGCTAAGACATTCATAGACAAGATGCCAGAG GGACTCGACACGATGGTTGGTGAGTATGGAACCCAGCTGTCCGGTGGACAGAAACAGAGGATTGCAATTGCAAGAGCAATTTTGAAGAACCCCAAGATCTTGCTTCTCGACGAAGCGACGAGCGCTCTGGATGCTGAGTCAGAGCGGATAGTTCAAGAAGCACTGGTGAGTATCATGTCAAACCGGACAACTGTGGTTGTGGCCCATCGCTTGAGTACAGTGAGGAATGCTGATACAATCGCAGTCGTGCATCAGGGAAGAATTGTAGAACAAG GCCCTCACTTGGAGCTAATCGCCAATCCGGACGGGGTCTATTCTCAGCTCATCCATCTGCAAGAGATGAATAATCAAGTCAAACAAAACCCAGCCATGAATCCAGACAAGATTAGTTCAAGCTCCCATGCAAGGAGAAGTGCGACTAGACCTGAAAGCCCATGGTTTTCTCCAAGGAGATCTGTAACCATCAATTCTCCAGGTGTGGGAAGCAGCAAGCAGCCGATTTTTGGTTTTCACAGAGACAAAGGCAAGGAAAGAGGTGATGAGAGTGAGAAAACCCCAAATAAGGTCTCCATTGGACGACTGGCATACCTGAACAAGCCAGAGCTACCAGTACTGATGTTAGGATCTGTTGCCGCAGTTGTACACGGATCAACCTTCCCAATATTGGGAATACTGCTCTCGAACACTGTCAATATCTTTTATGAATCCCCACACAAGCTTTTGAAAGATTCCAGGTTATGGGCCCTATCGTTCGTGGGACTAGGGATCATGTCTCTGGCTGTGGTGCCACTACAACAGTATCTATTTGGAGTAGCTGGCAGTAAGCTCATCCAACGCATCCGTTCTTTGTCATTTGAGAGGGTGGTCCACCAAGAAATCAGCTGGTTTGACGACCCAAtgaattcgag TGGGGCGATTGGGGGGAGGTTGTCAGGAGACGCTTCAACTGTTCGCAGTCTTGTAGGGGATGCCTTAGCATTAATGGTTCAGAACATATCAACGATCATTGTAGGGATTCTGGTAGCCATGGTATCCAACTGGCGGTTGGCACTTATAATTCTAGGTATTCTACCTTTGGTGGGTCTGCAAGGATATCTTCAGATGAAATTTCTAGCAGGTTCCAGTGAAGATGCCAAG ATGATGTATGAAGAAGCCAGTCAAGTAGCTAACGACGCAGTGGGCAGCATTAGGACGGTTGCATCTTTTTGTGCGGAACAAAAAGTGATGGATCTCTACAAGAAGAAATGTGAGGCCCCAATGAGAAATGGAATGAGTCAAGGAATTATAAGTGGCATTGGTTTGGGCTTCTCTAACATTGTACTCTTCTGCTCCTATGCCCTCAATTTCTACTTGGGAGCTTGGCTTGTCGCAAGTGGGAAGGCAACATTTACTGAAGTtttcaga gttttctttgttttgacAACAGCGGCTATTGGAGCATCACAAAGCAGTGCAATAGCTCCAGATGCCACCAAAGCCAAGGAATCTGCGGCTTCTATTTTTGCGATTCTTGATAGGCAATCCAAGATCGACCCGAGCAAGGACAAGGGTATGACATTGCCCAACGTGAAGGGCGACATTGAATTCCAACATGTCAAATTCAAGTACCCAACTCGTCCAGATGTGCAGATCTTCAGAAACTTGTGTTTGAGAATATCTTCTGTAAAG ACTGTTGCTCTTGTCGGCGAGAGTGGTAGTGGGAAGTCGACAGCAATTGCCTTACTACAGAGGTTCTATGATCCTGATTCTGGCCAGAtattgttggatggtgtggaaattaaaattttaaaattacttTGGCTTCGACAACAGATGGGGTTGGTGAGCCAAGAGCCCATATTATTCAATGACACGATCCGTGCCAACATAGCTTATGGGAAGCAAGGGGAGGTCTCTGAAGATGAGATTATATCAGCTGTAGAGGCAGCCAATGCTCATAGCTTCATATCATCACTTCCAAAGGGATACAATACACATGTTGGTGAGAGAGGAGTGCAATTGTCAGGTGGACAGAAGCAGAGGATAGCCATCGCAAGGGCAGTGCTGAAAGACCCGAAAGTCCTGCTGCTTGATGAGGCGACAAGTGCATTGGACGCAGAATCAGAGCATGTGGTCCAGGAAGCATTGGACAGGGTGATGGTGAACAGATCAACAATTGTTGTTGCTCATCGACTGACCACAATCAAGGGAGCTGATTTAATTGCTGTGGTGAAGAATGGGGTGATTGCAGAGAAAGGAAGACATGAAACGCTGATGAAGCTGAAGGAGGGAGTATACTCATCTTTAGTAGCAGTGCAGTCAAATTCTTCCACATAA
- the LOC131245661 gene encoding ABC transporter B family member 9-like isoform X1: protein MEKRSKKAGALKGRDKKVPFHKLFSLADPLDVVLMCVGTVSAVADGLTMPVVSLIFGELINSFGASNKNNIVTEVSKGALQMLYVAAASGVASFLRKFKLYCILTIVHSTEVSCWTVTGERQAMRLRGLYLKTILRQDIAFFDEENSTGAVIGRMSGDTILIQEAMGEKVGKLIQLLSYFLGGFAVAFVKGWLLAVVMLSCIPPIVAAGGAMAIIISKLASKGQIAYAEAGNIVEQTIGSIRVVASFTGEKRAIMKYNESLKTAYKSNVKQGLATGLGVGAVMLIICSSYGLAVLYGSKLIIEKGYNGGDVITIMIAIMTGGMSLGQASPSINAIAAGQAAAYKMFKTINRRPEIDAYDTSGMVLEDIKGNIELRDVYFSYPSRPDIQVFSGFSLHVPSSTTVALVGESGSGKSTVISLVERFYDPQAGEVLIDGIDLKKLQLGWVREKIGLVSQEPILFMTTIKENIAYGKADATLAEIKTAIKLANAKTFIDKMPEGLDTMVGEYGTQLSGGQKQRIAIARAILKNPKILLLDEATSALDAESERIVQEALVSIMSNRTTVVVAHRLSTVRNADTIAVVHQGRIVEQGPHLELIANPDGVYSQLIHLQEMNNQVKQNPAMNPDKISSSSHARRSATRPESPWFSPRRSVTINSPGVGSSKQPIFGFHRDKGKERGDESEKTPNKVSIGRLAYLNKPELPVLMLGSVAAVVHGSTFPILGILLSNTVNIFYESPHKLLKDSRLWALSFVGLGIMSLAVVPLQQYLFGVAGSKLIQRIRSLSFERVVHQEISWFDDPMNSSGAIGGRLSGDASTVRSLVGDALALMVQNISTIIVGILVAMVSNWRLALIILGILPLVGLQGYLQMKFLAGSSEDAKMMYEEASQVANDAVGSIRTVASFCAEQKVMDLYKKKCEAPMRNGMSQGIISGIGLGFSNIVLFCSYALNFYLGAWLVASGKATFTEVFRVFFVLTTAAIGASQSSAIAPDATKAKESAASIFAILDRQSKIDPSKDKGMTLPNVKGDIEFQHVKFKYPTRPDVQIFRNLCLRISSVKTVALVGESGSGKSTAIALLQRFYDPDSGQILLDGVEIKILKLLWLRQQMGLVSQEPILFNDTIRANIAYGKQGEVSEDEIISAVEAANAHSFISSLPKGYNTHVGERGVQLSGGQKQRIAIARAVLKDPKVLLLDEATSALDAESEHVVQEALDRVMVNRSTIVVAHRLTTIKGADLIAVVKNGVIAEKGRHETLMKLKEGVYSSLVAVQSNSST from the exons GGAGCTCTTCAGATGCTGTACGTGGCCGCAGCTTCTGGTGTAGCGTCGTTCCTGCGTAAGTTCAAAT TATATTGCATTCTAACCATTGTACACTCGACAGAGGTGTCATGCTGGACGGTGACCGGCGAAAGGCAGGCAATGCGCCTTCGGGGCCTCTACCTGAAAACCATACTGAGACAAGACATTGCATTCTTCGACGAAGAGAACTCGACAGGAGCGGTTATCGGGAGGATGTCAGGGGACACCATCCTCATTCAAGAAGCCATGGGCGAGAAG GTTGGGAAGTTAATACAGCTACTTTCCTATTTCTTAGGCGGCTTCGCAGTAGCATTTGTCAAAGGATGGCTTCTGGCAGTTGTAATGCTGTCGTGCATTCCTCCCATTGTTGCAGCTGGTGGGGCCATGGCAATCATCATATCTAAATTGGCGAGCAAGGGACAGATTGCATATGCCGAAGCGGGAAATATTGTAGAACAAACAATTGGATCCATTAGAGTG GTTGCATCCTTCACCGGTGAGAAGCGAGCTATAATGAAATACAACGAGTCTCTGAAAACTGCATACAAATCCAATGTCAAACAAGGGCTGGCCACAGGCTTAGGAGTAGGCGCCGTCATGTTAATCATATGTAGCAGCTATGGATTAGCTGTTTTGTATGGATCCAAGTTGATAATTGAAAAAGGGTACAATGGTGGAGATGTCATCACCATCATGATCGCGATCATGACCGGTGGAAT GTCTCTAGGTCAAGCGTCACCTTCAATTAATGCAATTGCAGCAGGCCAAGCCGCAGCGTACAAGATGTTCAAGACAATCAACCGGAGACCAGAGATCGATGCCTACGACACAAGTGGGATGGTTTTGGAAGACATCAAGGGCAACATTGAACTGAGGGATGTATACTTCAGCTACCCGTCAAGACCGGACATTCAGGTATTTTCTGGGTTCTCTTTGCATGTCCCAAGCAGCACAACGGTGGCTTTAGTTGGAGAGAGCGGCAGTGGCAAGTCGACAGTGATCAGTCTGGTGGAGAGATTCTACGATCCACAAGCTGGTGAGGTGCTCATTGATGGCATTGACCTGAAGAAGCTGCAGCTTGGATGGGTCAGGGAGAAAATCGGGCTGGTGAGCCAAGAGCCTATCTTGTTTATGACTACCATAAAAGAGAACATAGCATATGGAAAGGCAGATGCAACGCTCGCAGAAATCAAGACAGCGATTAAGCTGGCTAATGCTAAGACATTCATAGACAAGATGCCAGAG GGACTCGACACGATGGTTGGTGAGTATGGAACCCAGCTGTCCGGTGGACAGAAACAGAGGATTGCAATTGCAAGAGCAATTTTGAAGAACCCCAAGATCTTGCTTCTCGACGAAGCGACGAGCGCTCTGGATGCTGAGTCAGAGCGGATAGTTCAAGAAGCACTGGTGAGTATCATGTCAAACCGGACAACTGTGGTTGTGGCCCATCGCTTGAGTACAGTGAGGAATGCTGATACAATCGCAGTCGTGCATCAGGGAAGAATTGTAGAACAAG GCCCTCACTTGGAGCTAATCGCCAATCCGGACGGGGTCTATTCTCAGCTCATCCATCTGCAAGAGATGAATAATCAAGTCAAACAAAACCCAGCCATGAATCCAGACAAGATTAGTTCAAGCTCCCATGCAAGGAGAAGTGCGACTAGACCTGAAAGCCCATGGTTTTCTCCAAGGAGATCTGTAACCATCAATTCTCCAGGTGTGGGAAGCAGCAAGCAGCCGATTTTTGGTTTTCACAGAGACAAAGGCAAGGAAAGAGGTGATGAGAGTGAGAAAACCCCAAATAAGGTCTCCATTGGACGACTGGCATACCTGAACAAGCCAGAGCTACCAGTACTGATGTTAGGATCTGTTGCCGCAGTTGTACACGGATCAACCTTCCCAATATTGGGAATACTGCTCTCGAACACTGTCAATATCTTTTATGAATCCCCACACAAGCTTTTGAAAGATTCCAGGTTATGGGCCCTATCGTTCGTGGGACTAGGGATCATGTCTCTGGCTGTGGTGCCACTACAACAGTATCTATTTGGAGTAGCTGGCAGTAAGCTCATCCAACGCATCCGTTCTTTGTCATTTGAGAGGGTGGTCCACCAAGAAATCAGCTGGTTTGACGACCCAAtgaattcgag TGGGGCGATTGGGGGGAGGTTGTCAGGAGACGCTTCAACTGTTCGCAGTCTTGTAGGGGATGCCTTAGCATTAATGGTTCAGAACATATCAACGATCATTGTAGGGATTCTGGTAGCCATGGTATCCAACTGGCGGTTGGCACTTATAATTCTAGGTATTCTACCTTTGGTGGGTCTGCAAGGATATCTTCAGATGAAATTTCTAGCAGGTTCCAGTGAAGATGCCAAG ATGATGTATGAAGAAGCCAGTCAAGTAGCTAACGACGCAGTGGGCAGCATTAGGACGGTTGCATCTTTTTGTGCGGAACAAAAAGTGATGGATCTCTACAAGAAGAAATGTGAGGCCCCAATGAGAAATGGAATGAGTCAAGGAATTATAAGTGGCATTGGTTTGGGCTTCTCTAACATTGTACTCTTCTGCTCCTATGCCCTCAATTTCTACTTGGGAGCTTGGCTTGTCGCAAGTGGGAAGGCAACATTTACTGAAGTtttcaga gttttctttgttttgacAACAGCGGCTATTGGAGCATCACAAAGCAGTGCAATAGCTCCAGATGCCACCAAAGCCAAGGAATCTGCGGCTTCTATTTTTGCGATTCTTGATAGGCAATCCAAGATCGACCCGAGCAAGGACAAGGGTATGACATTGCCCAACGTGAAGGGCGACATTGAATTCCAACATGTCAAATTCAAGTACCCAACTCGTCCAGATGTGCAGATCTTCAGAAACTTGTGTTTGAGAATATCTTCTGTAAAG ACTGTTGCTCTTGTCGGCGAGAGTGGTAGTGGGAAGTCGACAGCAATTGCCTTACTACAGAGGTTCTATGATCCTGATTCTGGCCAGAtattgttggatggtgtggaaattaaaattttaaaattacttTGGCTTCGACAACAGATGGGGTTGGTGAGCCAAGAGCCCATATTATTCAATGACACGATCCGTGCCAACATAGCTTATGGGAAGCAAGGGGAGGTCTCTGAAGATGAGATTATATCAGCTGTAGAGGCAGCCAATGCTCATAGCTTCATATCATCACTTCCAAAGGGATACAATACACATGTTGGTGAGAGAGGAGTGCAATTGTCAGGTGGACAGAAGCAGAGGATAGCCATCGCAAGGGCAGTGCTGAAAGACCCGAAAGTCCTGCTGCTTGATGAGGCGACAAGTGCATTGGACGCAGAATCAGAGCATGTGGTCCAGGAAGCATTGGACAGGGTGATGGTGAACAGATCAACAATTGTTGTTGCTCATCGACTGACCACAATCAAGGGAGCTGATTTAATTGCTGTGGTGAAGAATGGGGTGATTGCAGAGAAAGGAAGACATGAAACGCTGATGAAGCTGAAGGAGGGAGTATACTCATCTTTAGTAGCAGTGCAGTCAAATTCTTCCACATAA